One Rhizobiales bacterium GAS188 DNA window includes the following coding sequences:
- a CDS encoding NitT/TauT family transport system substrate-binding protein, translated as MRTYFTRACRRSFLVALGLACLAVVPPASAQVKEPTKLTFSLDFIPLGRHAAWYAAVGAGLFREEGLEVTIIPAQGTAQVLQAVDSGLAQIGLIDVPGLVLARAAGSKIKMVAINYQKSPYAIFSLSPGAAVTRPEQLEGLKLGSGAGSFTPKVIQGFMTQKGLDPAKLEIANVAPAARANLLLTGQVPAIEFFVMSRPGLEGGARAANAKLETFLLADHGLDLYSLGIAATDAYIEKNPDVMKRFVRAALRGWKLTLDDPKRAAAFEKQFIPTLNEDGIQAEIETVRDLAVTADTRKNGLGWFDPAKFQANLDFVVKYIGVTGTPPIASDLYATGFLPETPVLP; from the coding sequence ATGCGGACATATTTCACGAGGGCGTGCCGGCGTTCATTTCTTGTCGCTTTGGGGCTCGCCTGCCTCGCGGTCGTGCCGCCGGCCTCGGCCCAGGTGAAGGAACCCACCAAGCTCACCTTCTCGCTCGACTTCATCCCGCTCGGCCGCCATGCCGCCTGGTACGCGGCCGTCGGCGCAGGCTTATTCCGCGAGGAAGGCCTCGAGGTGACGATCATCCCGGCGCAGGGCACCGCGCAGGTGCTGCAGGCCGTGGATTCGGGCCTCGCCCAGATCGGGCTGATCGATGTGCCGGGCCTGGTGCTCGCCAGGGCGGCGGGCTCCAAGATCAAGATGGTCGCCATCAATTACCAGAAGTCGCCTTACGCCATCTTCAGCCTGTCGCCGGGGGCGGCGGTGACCCGGCCCGAGCAGCTCGAAGGCCTCAAGCTCGGTTCAGGCGCGGGCAGCTTCACGCCGAAAGTGATCCAGGGCTTCATGACCCAGAAAGGGCTCGATCCCGCCAAGCTCGAGATCGCCAATGTCGCGCCGGCGGCACGCGCCAATCTGCTGCTCACCGGCCAGGTTCCGGCGATCGAGTTCTTCGTGATGTCGAGACCAGGCCTCGAAGGTGGCGCGCGCGCCGCCAATGCCAAGCTCGAGACCTTCCTGCTCGCCGATCACGGGCTCGATCTCTACTCGCTCGGCATCGCGGCGACGGACGCCTATATCGAGAAGAACCCCGATGTGATGAAGCGCTTCGTCCGCGCCGCCTTGCGCGGCTGGAAGCTCACCCTCGACGACCCGAAGCGGGCAGCAGCCTTCGAGAAGCAGTTCATCCCGACCCTCAATGAGGATGGGATCCAGGCTGAGATCGAGACGGTGCGCGATCTCGCCGTCACGGCCGACACGCGCAAGAACGGGCTCGGCTGGTTCGATCCCGCCAAGTTCCAAGCCAATCTCGACTTCGTCGTGAAATATATCGGCGTGACGGGCACGCCCCCGATAGCGAGCGATCTTTACGCGACCGGCTTCCTGCCGGAGACTCCGGTGCTTCCGTGA
- a CDS encoding NitT/TauT family transport system ATP-binding protein: MTASTLQLTPSPEGAEILGRFRNIRQVFAGGGAEPLVAIEDISFDLVKGSLVSLLGPSGCGKTTLLKIVAGLNRATSGLVEVRGQKVTGPHQDFGFVFQQPNLMPWRRVLANVLFPMEISGRNDAKAAKQARELLALTGLSEFENFYPAQLSGGMQQRVALCRALVHQPTLLLMDEPFGALDELTRMEMHDLLLKIRATTGTTVMFVTHSISEAVYLSDVVVVFSKRPARIADYIEVDIAYPRSPETRYSNSFTAFQHRAGRALGVTR; this comes from the coding sequence GTGACCGCATCGACGTTGCAGCTGACGCCGTCTCCGGAGGGGGCCGAAATTCTCGGGCGTTTCCGCAATATCCGTCAGGTCTTCGCAGGCGGGGGCGCCGAGCCGTTGGTCGCCATCGAGGACATCTCATTCGACCTCGTCAAGGGCAGCCTCGTCAGCCTTCTCGGCCCGAGCGGCTGCGGCAAGACCACGCTTCTCAAGATCGTGGCCGGCCTCAACCGCGCGACGAGCGGCCTCGTCGAGGTGCGCGGCCAGAAGGTCACGGGACCGCATCAGGATTTCGGCTTCGTCTTCCAGCAGCCGAACCTCATGCCCTGGCGCCGCGTGCTCGCCAATGTGCTCTTCCCCATGGAGATCTCGGGCCGCAACGACGCCAAGGCCGCCAAACAGGCGCGCGAGCTGCTGGCGCTCACCGGCCTGTCCGAGTTCGAGAATTTCTATCCGGCCCAGCTCTCGGGCGGCATGCAGCAGCGCGTGGCGCTCTGTCGCGCGCTCGTGCATCAACCGACGCTCCTCCTGATGGACGAACCCTTCGGGGCGCTCGACGAGCTGACGCGCATGGAGATGCACGACCTGCTCTTGAAGATACGCGCCACGACCGGCACGACCGTGATGTTCGTGACCCACAGCATCAGCGAAGCGGTCTATCTCTCGGATGTGGTCGTGGTCTTCAGCAAGCGCCCGGCGCGCATCGCCGACTATATCGAGGTCGACATCGCTTATCCCCGCAGCCCCGAGACACGCTATTCGAATAGCTTCACCGCATTCCAGCATAGGGCCGGACGGGCGCTGGGGGTCACGCGATGA
- a CDS encoding NitT/TauT family transport system permease protein, with protein sequence MKLDHLRFVIYPLISLGVIVIAWQAYVDLFKINAIVLPSPVGISASMASNWPLLLRESWPTFLESAYGFGLALAVGIPMAVAVANSRLLNLTLYPIFVATQSIPKVAIAPIILAWFGLGLQSKLAIAFLVAFFPIVVDTATGLAATPTGLLELARSLRASRMQVFWKVQLPAALPHIFAGAKVAVTLAVVGAVIGEFVGSNAGLGNLLLSANSQLDSPLAWAALVWLSLLGIVLFLVVAAVEWLVMPWSRLQAH encoded by the coding sequence ATGAAACTCGATCATCTGCGTTTCGTCATCTATCCCCTGATCAGCTTGGGCGTCATCGTGATCGCCTGGCAGGCCTATGTCGACCTCTTCAAGATCAATGCGATCGTGCTTCCCAGTCCCGTCGGCATCTCCGCGTCGATGGCCAGCAACTGGCCGCTGCTCTTGCGCGAATCCTGGCCGACCTTCCTCGAATCCGCCTATGGTTTCGGCCTGGCGCTGGCGGTCGGTATTCCGATGGCGGTCGCGGTGGCGAATTCGCGCCTGCTCAACCTGACGCTCTACCCGATTTTCGTCGCGACGCAGTCGATCCCCAAGGTCGCGATCGCGCCCATCATCCTCGCCTGGTTCGGGCTCGGGCTGCAATCGAAGCTGGCGATCGCCTTCTTGGTCGCCTTCTTCCCGATCGTGGTCGACACGGCGACTGGGCTTGCCGCCACGCCCACAGGGCTCCTCGAGCTCGCGCGCTCGCTGCGCGCCTCGCGCATGCAGGTGTTCTGGAAGGTGCAGCTGCCTGCCGCCCTGCCGCACATCTTCGCCGGCGCCAAGGTGGCCGTGACGCTTGCCGTCGTCGGCGCCGTGATCGGCGAGTTCGTGGGCTCGAATGCCGGGCTCGGCAATTTGCTGCTGTCGGCCAATTCGCAACTCGACAGCCCTCTCGCCTGGGCCGCTCTCGTCTGGCTGAGCCTGCTCGGCATCGTGCTGTTCCTGGTGGTCGCCGCGGTTGAATGGCTGGTCATGCCCTGGTCGCGCCTGCAGGCGCATTGA
- a CDS encoding NAD(P)-dependent dehydrogenase, short-chain alcohol dehydrogenase family, with translation MELDVTAVAGKILVEKVAIVTGASSGIGRATAKLFAREGAKLMVTARRQAELDTLVAEIEAAGGHAVAIAGDIKDEALAKALVDTALHRFGGLDIAFNNAGTVGEVGPAPSLSTAGWHDTLDTNLTSAFLGAKYQLPAMIERGGGSLIFTSTIVGYTVGFPGMAAYAASKAGLIGLTQVIAADFGAKGIRANAILPGGTDTPMGRAVTNTPEALAFVQGLHALKRIAAPEEIAQSVLYLASSASSFVTGTALLVDGGASINRT, from the coding sequence ATGGAGTTGGATGTGACCGCAGTTGCTGGAAAAATACTTGTCGAAAAGGTTGCCATCGTGACCGGCGCGAGCTCAGGCATCGGCCGCGCCACGGCGAAGCTGTTCGCGAGAGAAGGCGCGAAGCTCATGGTGACGGCAAGGCGGCAAGCCGAGCTCGACACACTCGTCGCCGAGATCGAAGCGGCCGGCGGTCATGCCGTCGCGATTGCCGGCGACATCAAGGACGAGGCCTTGGCCAAGGCGCTCGTCGACACGGCGCTTCACCGCTTCGGCGGCCTCGACATCGCCTTCAACAATGCCGGCACCGTCGGCGAGGTGGGGCCGGCCCCGAGCTTGTCGACGGCTGGCTGGCATGACACGCTCGACACCAACCTGACCAGCGCCTTTCTTGGCGCCAAATATCAGCTTCCGGCGATGATCGAACGTGGCGGCGGCTCGCTCATCTTCACCTCGACCATCGTGGGCTACACGGTCGGGTTCCCCGGCATGGCGGCTTATGCGGCGAGCAAGGCGGGGCTGATCGGACTGACGCAGGTCATCGCCGCCGACTTCGGGGCCAAGGGCATAAGGGCAAATGCCATCCTGCCCGGCGGCACCGATACGCCGATGGGCCGTGCCGTGACCAATACTCCCGAGGCCCTGGCCTTCGTCCAAGGCCTGCACGCGTTGAAGCGCATCGCGGCGCCCGAGGAGATCGCGCAATCGGTGCTCTATCTCGCGTCGAGCGCCTCGAGCTTCGTGACCGGCACGGCGCTGTTGGTCGATGGCGGCGCATCGATCAACCGGACCTGA
- a CDS encoding Sugar phosphate isomerase/epimerase, whose amino-acid sequence MPPRTPMKTMRGPAIFLAQFAGDTTPFNTLQSMAQWASGLGYRGVQIPSWDKRLFDLELAASSRAYCDEVKGVCAAAGVEITELSSHLQGQLVAVHPAFDEAFDAFAAPEVRGKPAARAAWAAEQVRMAAKASGHLGLAAHVTFPGALAWPYLYPWPQRPAGLVETAFDELARRWKPLLDAFDEVGCDVGYEIHPGEDIHDGATFEMFLERVGNHSRCAINYDPSHFVLQQLDYLQFIDIYHERIKAFHVKDAEFNPTGRVGVYGGYQPWIDRAGRFRSLGDGQVDFAAIFSKLAQYDYASWAVLEWECCLKHPEQGASEGAPFIEGHIIRVTEKAFDDFAAAGTDQAANKRMLGLT is encoded by the coding sequence TTGCCGCCGCGAACGCCGATGAAGACGATGCGAGGCCCAGCCATCTTCCTTGCGCAATTCGCGGGGGACACGACGCCCTTCAACACGCTCCAATCCATGGCCCAATGGGCCAGCGGATTGGGCTATAGGGGCGTTCAGATTCCGAGCTGGGACAAGCGGCTGTTCGACCTCGAGCTCGCGGCGAGCTCACGGGCTTATTGCGACGAGGTGAAGGGCGTCTGCGCCGCAGCCGGCGTCGAGATCACCGAGCTGTCGAGCCATCTGCAAGGCCAGTTGGTCGCCGTGCATCCGGCCTTCGACGAGGCCTTCGATGCCTTCGCGGCACCGGAGGTGCGCGGCAAGCCCGCCGCCCGCGCGGCCTGGGCCGCCGAGCAAGTGCGCATGGCCGCGAAGGCTTCGGGGCATCTTGGTCTCGCGGCCCACGTCACCTTCCCGGGCGCGCTCGCCTGGCCCTATCTCTATCCCTGGCCGCAGCGGCCGGCCGGCCTCGTCGAGACGGCCTTCGACGAGCTCGCCAGGCGCTGGAAGCCGCTGCTCGACGCTTTCGACGAGGTGGGCTGCGATGTCGGCTACGAGATCCATCCGGGCGAAGACATCCATGACGGGGCGACCTTCGAGATGTTCCTCGAACGGGTCGGCAACCACAGCCGCTGCGCCATCAATTACGATCCCTCGCATTTCGTGCTGCAGCAGCTCGACTATCTGCAGTTCATCGACATCTATCATGAGCGGATCAAGGCCTTCCACGTGAAGGACGCCGAGTTCAACCCGACCGGCCGGGTCGGCGTCTATGGCGGCTACCAGCCCTGGATCGACCGGGCCGGCCGTTTCCGCTCGCTCGGCGACGGCCAAGTCGATTTTGCGGCGATCTTCTCGAAGCTCGCCCAATATGATTATGCCTCCTGGGCGGTGCTCGAATGGGAATGCTGCCTGAAGCATCCCGAGCAAGGCGCGAGCGAAGGCGCCCCCTTCATCGAAGGGCACATCATCCGCGTCACCGAGAAGGCCTTCGACGATTTCGCGGCCGCGGGCACCGATCAGGCTGCCAACAAGCGCATGCTCGGCCTGACTTGA
- a CDS encoding Predicted dehydrogenase, with product MASPDSGEAASRRIRLGMVGGGEGAFIGAVHRIAARLDDQFELVAGALSSEPERARRSAAAIGLAPERAYGSFEEMAMRESARADGIEAVVIVTPNHMHFPAARAFLQARIHVICDKPMTATLEEAKALAALVRSSGKLFVLTHNYTAYPMVRQARHMVATGEIGKVRVVQVEYAQAWLATKLEDTGSKQAAWRTDPKRSGAGGCVGDIGTHAFNLACFVTGLDVASLSADATAFVEGRALDDNIHVLLRFAGGAKGMLWASQVAAGHENDLRLRIYGETGSLAWAQEEPNRLWVSRLDEPKRLVTRGGAGAGPEAARLTRIPAGHPEGYLEGFANLYGEAAIAIRAARQGRAPEVETALPSVEDGVKGMEFIEAVVRSSAENGAWVSLVN from the coding sequence ATGGCAAGCCCGGATAGCGGCGAGGCCGCATCACGCAGGATCAGGCTCGGCATGGTGGGCGGCGGCGAAGGCGCCTTCATCGGCGCCGTGCACCGGATCGCTGCCCGGCTCGACGATCAGTTCGAGCTGGTCGCCGGCGCATTGTCGAGCGAACCCGAACGCGCGCGGCGATCGGCGGCAGCGATCGGCCTCGCGCCCGAGCGCGCCTATGGCTCCTTCGAGGAGATGGCGATGCGGGAATCCGCGCGCGCCGACGGCATCGAGGCGGTCGTCATCGTCACGCCGAATCATATGCACTTTCCGGCGGCGCGCGCTTTCCTGCAGGCTCGCATCCATGTCATCTGCGACAAGCCGATGACCGCGACCTTGGAGGAAGCGAAGGCGCTCGCTGCGCTCGTGCGCTCGAGCGGCAAGCTGTTCGTGCTGACGCACAATTACACCGCCTATCCGATGGTGCGTCAGGCGCGCCACATGGTCGCGACCGGCGAGATCGGCAAGGTCCGTGTGGTGCAGGTCGAATATGCGCAGGCCTGGCTCGCCACCAAGCTCGAGGACACAGGATCGAAGCAGGCCGCTTGGCGCACCGATCCCAAGCGCTCGGGCGCAGGCGGTTGCGTCGGCGATATCGGCACCCATGCCTTCAACCTCGCCTGTTTCGTCACCGGCCTCGATGTCGCGAGCCTCAGCGCCGATGCGACGGCCTTCGTCGAAGGCCGGGCGCTCGACGACAATATCCACGTCCTCTTGCGCTTCGCGGGCGGCGCCAAGGGCATGCTCTGGGCGAGCCAGGTGGCGGCGGGGCATGAGAACGATCTGCGCCTACGCATCTATGGCGAGACCGGCAGCCTCGCATGGGCGCAGGAAGAGCCCAACCGCTTATGGGTCTCGCGGCTCGATGAGCCGAAGCGCCTGGTGACGCGCGGCGGCGCCGGTGCGGGACCGGAAGCCGCCCGCCTGACCCGCATCCCGGCCGGCCATCCGGAAGGCTATCTCGAAGGCTTCGCCAATCTCTATGGCGAGGCCGCCATCGCCATTCGCGCCGCCCGGCAAGGTCGCGCCCCCGAAGTCGAGACCGCCCTGCCCTCGGTGGAGGATGGGGTGAAGGGCATGGAATTCATCGAGGCGGTCGTGCGGTCGTCAGCCGAGAACGGCGCCTGGGTGTCGCTCGTCAACTGA
- a CDS encoding 2-haloacid dehalogenase/putative hydrolase of the HAD superfamily: MQLGDFKVLTFDCYGTLIDWESGMIAALKPLTDKVRGELTRDAILAAHAKHESAQQRQTPAKLYRDLLSVVYKRLSEEWGVPAAWEECLEYGRSVRNWPAFEDSPAALQYLKAHYKLVILSNVDNESFAHSNARLGVTFDAVLTAEDIGSYKPSPRNFEYMLEKLGGCGIAKTEILHTAESLFHDHGPANAFGLSSCWIHRRHAQQGFGATMDPATTPHHDFRFTSLGEMVEARQQERRG, encoded by the coding sequence ATGCAACTCGGCGATTTCAAGGTGCTCACCTTCGATTGCTACGGGACCCTGATCGATTGGGAGAGCGGCATGATCGCGGCGCTGAAGCCGCTGACCGACAAGGTCCGCGGCGAGCTGACGCGCGACGCGATCCTCGCGGCCCATGCAAAGCATGAATCGGCGCAGCAGCGGCAAACGCCTGCAAAACTCTATCGCGATCTCCTGTCCGTCGTTTACAAGCGCCTATCGGAGGAATGGGGCGTGCCGGCGGCCTGGGAGGAATGCCTCGAGTACGGGCGCTCGGTGAGGAATTGGCCGGCATTCGAAGATTCGCCCGCCGCCCTGCAATATCTCAAGGCCCATTATAAGCTCGTCATCCTCTCGAATGTCGACAATGAATCCTTCGCGCATAGCAATGCCAGGCTCGGCGTGACCTTCGATGCCGTGCTGACGGCCGAGGATATCGGCTCCTACAAGCCGAGCCCGCGCAATTTCGAATATATGCTCGAAAAGCTCGGGGGTTGCGGCATCGCCAAGACCGAGATCCTGCATACGGCCGAAAGCCTGTTCCATGACCATGGGCCGGCCAATGCCTTCGGGCTCTCCTCGTGCTGGATCCATCGCCGCCATGCCCAGCAAGGGTTTGGGGCGACCATGGATCCGGCAACGACGCCGCACCATGATTTCCGCTTCACCAGCCTTGGCGAGATGGTGGAGGCCCGTCAGCAGGAACGTCGGGGCTGA
- a CDS encoding MFS transporter, PAT family, beta-lactamase induction signal transducer AmpG: MSFIEKRWPLAADILTDRRLALMLALGFSSGLPLLLVFSTQSAWLREVGVTRTDIGLMSYVALSYSLKFIWAPVIDAVDLPGLAGLLGRRRAWMLVTQLGVAIGLVGLAFGDPAHALRWTIASAFFVAFAGATQDVVIDAWRIDAAPPERQGVMSATYQLGYRLALLCAGAGALYIADYVSWKAAYLAMAAMMAVGVGACLLAPGPAADLPRPDIASSPARHWPNLAASFVEPLADLARRHGWMLVLILALVAVYRLPDFVSGVMANPLYIDLGFSKSDIATVSKLYGVWIGIAGAFAGGFAVSRLGLMPTLLFGGIAASASHLMLAWLAASGARLDLLTLAISVENFASGFAGTALIAYMSSLTSPLFAATQYALLSSLYALPGKLIGGLSGVMVDHFGYPTFFAMTSTIGIPVVLLCLFVWRHQSAPEAPAKLAPGG; this comes from the coding sequence ATGAGCTTCATTGAAAAACGCTGGCCGCTCGCCGCCGACATCCTCACCGACCGACGCCTGGCGCTGATGCTGGCCCTCGGCTTCAGCTCGGGCCTGCCGCTTCTCCTCGTCTTCTCGACCCAATCGGCCTGGCTGCGCGAGGTCGGCGTCACGCGCACCGATATCGGCTTGATGAGCTATGTGGCGCTCTCCTACAGCCTCAAATTCATCTGGGCGCCGGTGATCGACGCCGTCGACCTGCCGGGCCTCGCCGGGCTTCTCGGGCGGCGGCGCGCCTGGATGCTGGTCACGCAACTTGGCGTCGCGATCGGCCTTGTGGGCCTCGCCTTCGGCGATCCCGCTCATGCGCTCCGCTGGACGATCGCCAGCGCCTTCTTCGTCGCCTTCGCAGGGGCGACCCAGGATGTCGTGATCGACGCGTGGCGCATCGACGCCGCCCCACCCGAACGCCAGGGAGTGATGTCGGCGACCTACCAGCTCGGGTATCGCCTCGCCCTCCTCTGTGCCGGCGCCGGCGCGCTCTACATCGCAGATTACGTGAGCTGGAAGGCCGCCTATCTTGCCATGGCGGCGATGATGGCGGTCGGCGTCGGCGCCTGTCTCCTGGCCCCTGGGCCGGCCGCCGACCTGCCCCGTCCGGATATTGCGTCTTCGCCCGCCCGTCACTGGCCGAATCTCGCCGCCTCCTTCGTCGAGCCACTCGCCGATCTCGCGCGCCGCCACGGCTGGATGCTGGTCCTGATCCTGGCGCTCGTCGCGGTCTACCGCCTGCCCGATTTCGTCTCGGGCGTAATGGCGAACCCGCTCTACATCGATCTCGGTTTCTCCAAATCCGACATCGCCACGGTCTCGAAGCTCTATGGCGTCTGGATCGGCATCGCTGGCGCCTTCGCGGGCGGCTTCGCAGTCTCGCGCCTCGGGCTCATGCCGACCTTGCTCTTCGGCGGCATCGCAGCCTCGGCCTCGCATCTGATGCTCGCCTGGCTCGCGGCGAGCGGGGCACGGCTCGACCTGCTCACGCTCGCAATCAGCGTCGAGAACTTCGCCTCCGGTTTCGCCGGCACCGCCTTGATCGCCTATATGTCCTCCCTCACCTCGCCCCTCTTCGCCGCCACCCAATATGCGCTGCTGAGCTCGCTCTACGCGCTGCCGGGCAAGCTCATCGGCGGCCTATCGGGGGTGATGGTCGATCATTTCGGCTACCCCACCTTTTTCGCGATGACCTCGACTATCGGCATTCCGGTCGTGCTCCTGTGTCTCTTCGTCTGGCGGCACCAGTCGGCGCCCGAGGCTCCCGCCAAGCTGGCGCCCGGCGGATGA
- a CDS encoding xylulokinase, producing MSGTASPSYAGFDLGTSALKAIIVDEAQVIIAESEVPLISMRPRDLWSEQDPLAWWSALELAVVELRARNPAGWANIRAIGLSGQMHGAVILDAADAPLRPAILWNDGRAAAECRELREAVPDIGNLAGVDAMPGFLAPKLLWLRRHEPEIFARISRIMLPKDYLRLRMTGEFATDMADGAGTLLLDETRRAWAPALVEATGIRMDQLPHLLEGTMPSGRLKPAIAASWGLSGEVIVAAGGGDAACGAVGIGATQERQAFISLGTSTQYVVTRNSHAPLPSAGIHAFCHAVPERWFQMAALLNGASCAGWIASILGSSDIGALMAQVEGAFRGPGDLLFLPYLQGERTPHNDPKAKGVFFGMHLQTKATDLVQAVLEGVAFSVADAQAALSAAGADPQLPSVIGGGARNLFWMKILASVLDKPLALHQAGEKGPAFGAARLARLAHTGESVPEICRAPPIERIVEPDPRLVAGYAGRLPRFRSLYTALKREFQ from the coding sequence ATGAGCGGAACGGCATCGCCGAGCTATGCCGGCTTCGATCTCGGCACCTCGGCCCTCAAGGCGATCATCGTCGACGAGGCGCAAGTCATCATCGCCGAGAGCGAGGTGCCGCTCATCTCGATGCGGCCGCGCGATCTGTGGTCGGAGCAGGACCCGCTCGCCTGGTGGTCGGCGCTCGAGCTTGCGGTCGTCGAGCTGCGCGCCCGCAACCCCGCCGGCTGGGCAAATATTCGCGCCATCGGGCTCTCGGGACAGATGCATGGCGCTGTCATCCTCGACGCCGCCGATGCGCCTTTGCGCCCCGCCATCCTGTGGAATGACGGGCGCGCCGCGGCCGAATGCCGGGAGCTGCGCGAGGCTGTTCCCGATATCGGCAATCTTGCGGGCGTCGACGCCATGCCGGGTTTCCTGGCGCCGAAACTCCTCTGGCTGCGCCGCCACGAGCCAGAGATCTTTGCACGCATCTCCCGCATCATGCTGCCCAAGGATTATCTGCGCCTGCGCATGACCGGCGAATTCGCGACCGACATGGCGGACGGCGCCGGAACCTTGCTGCTCGACGAAACTCGCCGCGCCTGGGCGCCGGCGCTGGTCGAGGCGACCGGCATCCGCATGGATCAGCTGCCGCATCTGCTCGAAGGCACGATGCCGAGCGGCAGGCTGAAGCCCGCCATCGCCGCTTCCTGGGGCCTGAGTGGGGAGGTCATCGTGGCGGCCGGTGGCGGCGATGCGGCCTGCGGCGCCGTCGGCATCGGCGCGACCCAGGAACGACAAGCCTTCATCTCGCTTGGAACCTCGACCCAATATGTCGTGACGCGAAACTCGCATGCGCCGCTGCCGAGCGCCGGCATCCACGCCTTCTGCCATGCAGTGCCGGAGCGTTGGTTCCAGATGGCGGCGCTGCTCAACGGGGCGAGCTGCGCCGGCTGGATCGCCAGCATCCTCGGCAGCAGCGATATCGGCGCCCTGATGGCGCAGGTCGAGGGCGCCTTTCGCGGGCCGGGCGATCTCCTCTTCCTGCCCTATCTCCAGGGCGAGCGGACGCCGCATAACGATCCCAAGGCCAAGGGCGTGTTCTTCGGGATGCATCTGCAGACGAAGGCCACGGACCTGGTGCAAGCGGTGCTCGAGGGCGTCGCCTTCAGCGTCGCCGATGCTCAAGCTGCCCTCAGCGCCGCCGGCGCCGATCCACAACTCCCCTCCGTGATCGGGGGCGGCGCGCGCAACCTGTTCTGGATGAAGATCCTCGCCTCGGTGCTCGACAAGCCGCTCGCTCTGCATCAGGCCGGCGAGAAGGGCCCGGCCTTTGGCGCGGCCCGCTTGGCGCGGCTTGCTCATACGGGCGAGTCCGTCCCCGAAATCTGCCGGGCGCCGCCGATCGAAAGGATCGTCGAGCCCGATCCCAGACTGGTGGCCGGCTATGCCGGACGCCTGCCCCGCTTCCGCTCGCTCTACACGGCGCTCAAGCGAGAGTTCCAATAG
- a CDS encoding NAD(P)-dependent dehydrogenase, short-chain alcohol dehydrogenase family, translating into MSKLDGKVALVTGGTSGIGLATAKRFVSEGAYVYITGRRDTELAEALREIEKSVTGVQGDVSNLDDLDRLFAQIKREKGRLDVVFANAGVAKYAPFGEITEELFDSIFDINVKGLLFTVQKALPLLPDGASVILNASIVASKGLSSNSVYSATKAAVRSFARTWTTDLKHRRIRVNAVSPGSIDTPGLSDLLASSEAGEQRRKMITGIVPLGRFGTPDEIAKAVVFLASDDSSYVTGTELFVDGGFAQV; encoded by the coding sequence ATGAGCAAGCTCGATGGAAAGGTTGCACTCGTTACCGGTGGCACTAGCGGCATCGGCCTTGCGACCGCTAAGCGGTTCGTTAGCGAAGGCGCGTACGTCTACATCACCGGGCGCCGCGACACGGAATTGGCCGAGGCATTGAGGGAGATCGAGAAAAGTGTGACCGGCGTGCAAGGAGATGTCTCGAACCTCGACGACCTCGATCGCCTCTTCGCGCAAATCAAGCGCGAGAAGGGCAGGCTCGATGTCGTGTTTGCGAATGCGGGCGTCGCGAAATATGCCCCCTTCGGCGAGATAACGGAGGAGCTCTTTGACTCGATCTTCGACATCAACGTGAAAGGCCTCCTCTTCACTGTGCAGAAGGCGCTGCCCCTGTTGCCCGATGGCGCCTCCGTCATCCTGAACGCATCAATCGTCGCCAGCAAAGGGTTGTCGTCGAATAGCGTCTATAGCGCGACAAAAGCCGCCGTACGGTCGTTCGCGCGGACATGGACGACGGATTTGAAGCATCGCCGCATTCGCGTGAACGCGGTCAGTCCAGGTTCGATCGACACACCCGGATTGAGTGACTTGCTGGCTTCCTCGGAAGCTGGCGAGCAACGCCGCAAGATGATTACCGGCATTGTTCCGCTCGGCAGGTTCGGCACGCCCGATGAGATCGCGAAGGCCGTCGTGTTTCTGGCGTCCGACGACAGCAGCTACGTCACCGGGACGGAGCTGTTTGTGGATGGCGGCTTCGCACAAGTGTAG
- a CDS encoding transcriptional regulator, TetR family has product MRVSREKAAENRERIVETASRMFREHGFDGVGVDAIMDAAGLTHGGFYGHFGSKDDLAAEAVASALERNVEKQGCYANLSDLVSEYLSERHCADRANGCAVAALGADIARQRIGVRRELTGYVRAQLDRLALLIRRGPIARRRKRAIATFAGMVGALTLARAVDDPALSKEILAVAREAFGEARLGDR; this is encoded by the coding sequence ATGCGGGTGAGCCGGGAGAAGGCGGCGGAGAACCGCGAGCGGATCGTGGAAACTGCCTCGCGGATGTTTCGTGAGCATGGCTTCGACGGCGTCGGCGTTGATGCGATCATGGACGCCGCCGGTCTCACACATGGAGGATTCTACGGTCATTTCGGCTCGAAGGACGATCTCGCTGCCGAGGCGGTTGCGAGCGCATTGGAGCGGAACGTGGAGAAGCAAGGCTGCTACGCGAATCTGAGCGATCTCGTGTCCGAGTATCTCTCCGAACGGCATTGCGCCGATCGCGCGAATGGGTGTGCCGTCGCAGCTTTGGGCGCCGACATTGCGCGCCAGCGGATCGGCGTTCGTCGCGAACTCACCGGTTATGTGCGTGCGCAGCTGGACCGCTTGGCCCTCCTAATCAGGAGGGGCCCCATAGCGCGACGGCGCAAGCGCGCGATCGCAACCTTCGCCGGAATGGTCGGGGCGCTGACCCTTGCCCGGGCTGTCGACGATCCTGCCTTGTCAAAAGAAATCCTCGCAGTGGCGCGGGAGGCCTTCGGAGAGGCGCGGCTGGGGGACCGATGA